A stretch of the Actinomyces faecalis genome encodes the following:
- a CDS encoding quinone-dependent dihydroorotate dehydrogenase, giving the protein MLYDLLYKTVLTRIDPEVIHDVCVKGVAVTGRLPFVRDVVRQAWGRRPAIPVPSAGQGGPFARPVPGVLGLAAGMDKEGEAVEGMDALGFGFIEVGTFTAQAQPGNDRPRMWRYPATRAVRNRMGFNNSGADEAARRLRELRSTVRGRSIVVGANIGKTKVVPLQDAVEDYRYSAAAVARWADYLVVNVSSPNTPGLRDLQNVESLRPILEAVREAGDAAAHRHVPLLVKIAPDLADEDVDAVADLVTDMGLDGVVATNTTIDHDLGEGGLSGAPLLPRSLEVVRRLRARLGEGPTIIGVGGISSIMDAELMLDAGADLLQAYTAFIYNGPAWPGRINRALATMRRPR; this is encoded by the coding sequence GTGCTCTACGACCTGCTGTACAAGACCGTCCTGACACGCATTGACCCCGAGGTCATCCACGACGTCTGCGTCAAGGGCGTCGCGGTTACCGGTCGCCTGCCCTTCGTACGGGACGTCGTGCGCCAGGCCTGGGGACGCCGGCCCGCGATCCCCGTGCCCTCAGCCGGTCAGGGAGGGCCCTTCGCCCGCCCGGTTCCCGGCGTGCTGGGGCTGGCCGCCGGTATGGACAAGGAGGGCGAGGCCGTGGAGGGTATGGACGCCCTCGGCTTCGGCTTCATCGAGGTCGGCACCTTCACGGCCCAGGCCCAACCCGGTAACGACAGGCCTCGCATGTGGCGGTACCCGGCTACGCGCGCCGTGCGCAACAGGATGGGCTTCAACAACTCCGGCGCGGACGAGGCTGCTCGCCGCCTGCGCGAGCTGCGCTCGACGGTGCGCGGGCGCAGCATCGTCGTCGGTGCCAACATCGGCAAGACCAAGGTGGTCCCGCTTCAGGACGCCGTCGAGGACTACCGCTACTCCGCGGCCGCGGTGGCTCGCTGGGCCGACTACCTCGTGGTCAACGTCTCCAGCCCCAACACCCCGGGTCTGCGTGACCTGCAGAACGTGGAGTCCCTGCGGCCGATCCTTGAGGCCGTGCGGGAGGCCGGCGACGCCGCCGCCCACCGTCACGTGCCCCTCCTGGTCAAGATCGCCCCGGACCTGGCCGACGAGGACGTCGACGCCGTCGCCGACCTCGTGACCGACATGGGCCTGGACGGCGTGGTCGCCACCAACACCACCATCGACCACGACCTGGGGGAGGGAGGTCTGTCCGGGGCGCCTCTGCTGCCGCGGTCCCTGGAGGTCGTACGCCGGCTGCGCGCGCGCCTGGGCGAGGGCCCGACTATCATCGGCGTGGGCGGGATCTCCTCGATCATGGACGCCGAGCTCATGCTCGACGCCGGAGCGGACCTGCTCCAGGCCTACACCGCCTTCATCTACAACGGCCCGGCGTGGCCGGGCCGTATCAACCGGGCGCTGGCGACCATGCGTCGTCCGCGCTGA
- a CDS encoding DUF488 domain-containing protein, which produces MILDIGLKSVREDPAAEDGYRVLVDRLWPRGVSKERAALDEWCQEIAPSADLRRGFHHGEISWEEFQARYRAELAQPERAEAVAHLRALAERGRLTLLYGTKDGDQRSNAPVLREALLRR; this is translated from the coding sequence ATGATCCTGGACATCGGGCTCAAGTCCGTCCGAGAGGACCCCGCAGCCGAGGACGGGTACCGCGTGCTGGTGGACCGCCTGTGGCCGCGCGGGGTGTCCAAGGAGCGCGCAGCGCTGGACGAGTGGTGCCAGGAGATCGCTCCGTCTGCCGACCTGCGTCGCGGCTTTCACCACGGCGAGATCAGCTGGGAGGAGTTCCAGGCGCGTTACCGCGCTGAGCTGGCCCAGCCCGAGCGTGCCGAGGCTGTAGCGCACCTGCGCGCGCTGGCCGAGCGCGGGCGCCTCACCCTCCTGTACGGCACGAAGGACGGGGACCAGCGCTCCAACGCGCCGGTGCTGCGCGAGGCGCTCCTCAGACGTTGA
- a CDS encoding metal-sulfur cluster assembly factor: MSEPTGAPAPGAENPAGSPATTAPADAADNPMAAQHTPAQLSDVDVAAIEEALRDVIDPELGINVVDLGLLYGVAIEPDGTVVLDMTLTTAACPLTDVIEEQAAQALAYIVDKVRIQWVWLPPWGPDKITPEGREQLRALGFNV; the protein is encoded by the coding sequence ATGAGCGAGCCCACCGGCGCCCCGGCGCCCGGAGCCGAGAACCCGGCCGGCAGCCCGGCCACCACCGCACCTGCTGACGCGGCCGACAACCCCATGGCGGCCCAGCACACCCCGGCCCAGCTCTCCGACGTCGACGTCGCTGCCATCGAGGAGGCCCTGCGCGACGTCATCGACCCCGAGCTGGGCATCAACGTCGTCGACCTCGGTCTGCTCTACGGCGTCGCCATCGAGCCCGACGGCACCGTGGTGCTGGACATGACGCTGACGACGGCGGCCTGCCCGCTGACCGACGTCATCGAGGAGCAGGCGGCCCAGGCCCTGGCCTACATCGTGGACAAGGTCCGCATCCAGTGGGTGTGGCTGCCGCCGTGGGGCCCGGACAAGATCACGCCCGAGGGCCGCGAGCAGCTGCGGGCGCTGGGCTTCAACGTCTGA